The Rhodospirillales bacterium genome includes the window GCAAACGGTGTTTCCTCGATCATGTCAACGAACAGAAGATTGGACGTCAGCGCGCATAATTGCCCGATGGCCGCCGCCTGCCGGCTTTGCCGCGCGTGTTCATAGCGCGGCTTGTAGGCCATCAAATTATTGTGAATGTGCTTAAGCAGATTGGACGCGACCACCACGTCATAAGCCGTCCCGGGCTGAAACCGGGCCAGACTGCAATGCGGCAGAATGCGTACGCGATCGCGGATATCCGCGTTGACCCGTGCAACCCCGCTCGCCGCAACCGTAAAATGTTGGGTAAGCTGCGGCTCCAGCCCGCGCAGCGCCTCGACCGGGTATTCCGCCCTGCGCGCGTAACGGGTGAAGGCGTCGGAAATATCGACCGACTCGATTTTCAGACGCTCCCCGGCAAACAACCCCGCATTTTCCGCCAACATCGCATAGGTATAGGCTTCGCACCCGATCGAACCGGCCACCACAAGCAGGCGGATTTTGGCCTGCGGCGGTGCCTGCGCGATCCGCGCCGCGATCCAGTCAATAACCTGATCTTGTGCATCCGGCGCGCGACGGAACGCCGTCTGTCCGTTATACCGCCGCGCCCGTGTTTTGCGTGATGCCCAGAATCGCTGCGGCCCGACCCGGTGCGTGGGGTACAAAAGCCTGCCCCGCGCATCTGCGCCAAGCGTAAAGACCGGCTGAAATCCGCTTTGGTCGGGAATCGACATTCACCGGTCTTACCGGAATACCGGCCTGCCCGTCAAAATTTCCCTAAAAATACCGCAGCCAGGCACAGCCATAAGCGATGACCACGGTCGCCAGCATCAACGGCAACGCCAGACGCATGAAGCGGAAAAACCCGATCGGCTGTCCTGCGCGCGCGGCGAATCCGGCGACGATGACATTGGCGCTCGACCCCACCAGCGTGCCGTTCCCGGCCAGACACGCCCCCATCGCCAGCATCCACCACAACGGACGGATCGCGGCCTCACCGCCCATATCGGCCGCCATGCCCTTGACCACCGGGATCAGTGTCGCGACATAGGGAATGTTGTTGATGAACGCGGAAAACGCGGTCGATGTCCAGAAGATCAAACCGCCCGCGACCGGCAAACTGCCATGGGTCAGCGCGATGATGCGTTCGGCCAGCCAGTCGAGCACCCCGGCCTCGCGCACGCCGGCGACGATGATGAACAATCCCACGAAAAACAGGATCGATTCCCACTCCACCTCATGCAGCGCCTTGTGCACGCGCTTGGTCTGTTCTTCCGCCGGCTTGCGCACGCAATGCAGGAACAAAAGCAGCGCCGCGCCCGCCAGCGCGACCGAACCCGTTTCGATTTCAAGCTGGCGGCCGAAAATAAATCCCGCCACCACCAGCGCGATGACGAACAGCGATTGCCGCACCATCACCGGGTCCGTGATCGCCGCCGCTGGATTGTAACGCAGCACGTGATAACGCGCGCGCATCGACGTTTTCATCTTTCGTCCCCAGATCAGGTCGAAGACCAGCACCAGAAACGCGCTGACCAGCACGACCGGTGGCCCGAGATTGACCAGGAAATCCATGAAGCTCAACCCCACCGACGACCCGATCAGGATGTTGGGCGGATCGCCGATCAGCGTCGCGGTCCCGCCGACATTGGAAAAGAATATCTGGCTGAACAAGAAGGGATAGGCGTCCTGCTTCAGCTGTTCCGCCAGCAAAAGACTGATCGGCACGATCAGCATCACCACCGTGACATTGTCCAGAAACGCCGAAAACACGGCGGTCAAAAGGCCAAGGACCATCAAAAGCGCGCGCGGGCTGCCGCGCACCATCTGCGCCGCGCGGATCGCGACGAACTGGAACAGCCCAGAATGCTTGGTCAGGCCGACCACGATCATCATCCCGATCAGAAGGAAAATGGTGTTGAGGTCGATGCCCGCGAAGGCGCGCTCCTGATGCACGACGCCCGACAGGATCATCAGCGCCGCCCCGCAAAGCGCGGCGATCGCCTGATTGAGCTTGTCGAGGATCAGCGCGGCATAGACCAGACCCAGAATGGACAGCGACACAACCACCATCCAGCCGCTTTCAAAAATCGGCGTTGCTTGTTCCATTTATTGACACATCCTCTTGAACCGGCTTTCAGCCGTTATTTTTGTTTTTGTGAAAATACACATCGGGTGTTTTTTCCATTTCCTCGATGACGTGCTCCAGATTGGCGATCACCGACTGCTCGCTCAGCAATCCCTGGAACAGGCCCGTCTGCGGGTCGACGGCGGCCAGCGGGCTGCCATGCACCACCATCATGCGGATGCCTTCCCAGATCGCGGTTTCGGCATGGATGGTCGGCAAGTCGGCAACGGAGATCATCAGCTCGGACACACGCTTTTTCTCCAGCTTCAAAAGCCGCTTTGCAACACCGGGCGACGCACCCTCCAGAAAATCCAGCCGCTCCAGCCCATCCTGCATCCGCACCGACACGGGCAACAGGTTATCAAGCAGGACATTCAGCCCAAACATGCCTACGAACCGGCCATGGCCGTCCATCACCGGCAGGGTGCGCAACCCATGGCCGGACATCAACGCCATCGCGTCCTTGACGGTGACATCCTCTTTTACACATACGGGCGCCTTGATAAGCGCGGCACTGCACGGCATCCGGTCTCTCCCTCAATCGGTTTCCATCGGCGGCCATCCTGCCCTCAGGCAGCCTCGCGCGCAATGGATTTAATAAAATGCACATGCATCGGCGACGGAAAATCCAGCGTAAGTTCCGGGTGGAACGCGGTAGCCATATGCGCCCCGTATTCGACCCATACCGGCTGCCCGCGATGGATCGCCCGCACCCGCGCCGTTTCTGACACGTCCTCAAACACCGGCGCGCGGATGAACGAAACCGGGTATCCGTCGATTTCCGCGACATGGCTGTCCAGCTGGCGGCCATACCCGTTGCGCACCACCGAAAAAGGCAACAGGCCGAAGGATTTTTGCCGCTGCGTTTTCGTCCCGTCCACCCATACGGTTTCGGCGATCAGGATCGCGCCGGCGCAAATGCCCCACACGGGCTTGGCCGCAAAATTTTCGGCCAGCGCGTCCCACAGCCCAAACCGGTCGATCAGCTTGAGCATCGTCGTGCTCTCGCCCCCCGGCAGGATATAGGCATCCGCCGCCGCAATCTCGTCGGCCGTTTTGACTGCGCGGTACAACCCGCCTGCCGCCTCGATATGCGACGCATGCAGTTCAACCGCGCCTTGCAGGGCCAGCACGCCGATGGTGGGTGACGCACCCATCACAGGCCCCCTGTCCGCATCGCGCGGTTATCAGCATCGGCCGCCGGAAATAGGATCAAGGCAACTCTCCCATTAACCATTCCGGGCGTCCCTCATCCCCGCCCCAGCGGAACATATAGAGCGCGCAGTTATTAACATTCAGCCTGTCATCGGCCCTGTGCGCGCGCAGCGCATCGAAAATCCCGCCATGCGACACGATCAGCGGCGTCCCGGCAGCGGCCTGCAGCGCGTCCATCACAGCCAGCTCCGCGCGGCGGTAAAAATCGGCCCGCGTTTCACCGGAGGGCGGCTCCATACCGTCCGCCATTTTTTGCCGCATGGCGCTATAGTCCGTGCCCCGCCAGTCTCCGAAATCCTGCTCTCCAAGGCCCGGGACCTCGAAAGCGGGAAGGCCAAGCCGCCTGTTCACGATCGCCGCCGTCTCCCGCGATCGGCTCAGCGCGCTGTGCACGATGTAATCGATTGCGTCGCGCATGGCATAGACCGTGGCCTCGGCCTGGGCGGCCTGCTGACGCCCCAGATCCGTGAGTGGCGTATCAAAACTGCCCGCGACGTAGCCCTGCGCGTTCGCCACGCTTTCACCATGGCGCATCATCAGAAAATTCTTGCGCGGGGGCATTACCACCCCCGATTGGCCATGCGCATCGGTTCGTCGATTTTTGAAATCTCGATGCCGGTCATGGCAACGCCCAGCCCCTTGGAAGCCTCAAGCACCATTTTCGGGTCGTTGAAATGCGCGGTCGCGGTAACGATGGCTTTTGCAAATTTGGCCGGCTTTTCGCTTTTGAAAATGCCCGATCCCACGAACACCGTTTCCGCGCCAAGCTGCATGCACAAGGCCGCATCCGCAGGGGTGGCGATTCCGCCCGCCGCGAAATTCGGCACCGGCAGCTTGCCGGTTTCCTTGACCATCTTCACCAACTCGTAAGGCGCGCCGAGGTTTTTGGCTTCGCTCATCAATTCCGCATCGTCCAGCGTGGTGATTTTGCGCATCGCCTGATTCATCGCGCGCAAATGCCGTACCGCCTCGACGATGTTGCCGGTGCCCGGCTCACCTTTTGTGCGCATCAAGGCCGCACCCTCGCCGATGCGGCGCAGCGCCTCGCCCAGATTTTTGGCACCGCACACAAACGGCACCTTAAAAGCATGCTTGTCGATGTGATATTCGTCGTCCGCCGGAGTCAGCACCTCGGATTCATCGATATAATCGACACCGATGGCCTCCAGCACCTGCGCCTCGGCGAAATGCCCGATGCGGCATTTCGCCATGACGGGGATGGAAACCGAGTCCATGATCTGCGCCACCAGCTCGGGCGGCGACATGCGGGCGACGCCGCCTGCGGCGCGAATATCGGACGGCACGCGCTCCAACGCCATGACCGCGACCGCCCCGGCCTCCTCCGCCACCTTGGCCTGATCGGGCGTGACCACATCCATGATCACCCCGCCCTTGAGCATTTCCGCAAGACCGGTTTTCAGATTGATGACATTCGCCATGGGCCGACACCCTTTTTCCTTTGATTTCCGCGCTATCCATTGCACCCAATGATGGCGGAAATCAAGTAAAAGGCGACACCCCGAAGATGGCGCGCCTTATATCCGGTCCCTCGTTTTACGAGGATGTCAGCGCCCGGATATGGCGGGCAATGTAATAGCTGATCGGCGCGGCAACCACGGCCCCCGCGATCGCGGCAGGCAGGATCATCATGTTTTCCTTGGCCGCCAGCGAAGGCACCACCAG containing:
- a CDS encoding ArsB/NhaD family transporter, encoding MEQATPIFESGWMVVVSLSILGLVYAALILDKLNQAIAALCGAALMILSGVVHQERAFAGIDLNTIFLLIGMMIVVGLTKHSGLFQFVAIRAAQMVRGSPRALLMVLGLLTAVFSAFLDNVTVVMLIVPISLLLAEQLKQDAYPFLFSQIFFSNVGGTATLIGDPPNILIGSSVGLSFMDFLVNLGPPVVLVSAFLVLVFDLIWGRKMKTSMRARYHVLRYNPAAAITDPVMVRQSLFVIALVVAGFIFGRQLEIETGSVALAGAALLLFLHCVRKPAEEQTKRVHKALHEVEWESILFFVGLFIIVAGVREAGVLDWLAERIIALTHGSLPVAGGLIFWTSTAFSAFINNIPYVATLIPVVKGMAADMGGEAAIRPLWWMLAMGACLAGNGTLVGSSANVIVAGFAARAGQPIGFFRFMRLALPLMLATVVIAYGCAWLRYF
- a CDS encoding CBS domain-containing protein, giving the protein MPCSAALIKAPVCVKEDVTVKDAMALMSGHGLRTLPVMDGHGRFVGMFGLNVLLDNLLPVSVRMQDGLERLDFLEGASPGVAKRLLKLEKKRVSELMISVADLPTIHAETAIWEGIRMMVVHGSPLAAVDPQTGLFQGLLSEQSVIANLEHVIEEMEKTPDVYFHKNKNNG
- the pdxT gene encoding pyridoxal 5'-phosphate synthase glutaminase subunit PdxT → MGASPTIGVLALQGAVELHASHIEAAGGLYRAVKTADEIAAADAYILPGGESTTMLKLIDRFGLWDALAENFAAKPVWGICAGAILIAETVWVDGTKTQRQKSFGLLPFSVVRNGYGRQLDSHVAEIDGYPVSFIRAPVFEDVSETARVRAIHRGQPVWVEYGAHMATAFHPELTLDFPSPMHVHFIKSIAREAA
- a CDS encoding histidine phosphatase family protein; the protein is MPPRKNFLMMRHGESVANAQGYVAGSFDTPLTDLGRQQAAQAEATVYAMRDAIDYIVHSALSRSRETAAIVNRRLGLPAFEVPGLGEQDFGDWRGTDYSAMRQKMADGMEPPSGETRADFYRRAELAVMDALQAAAGTPLIVSHGGIFDALRAHRADDRLNVNNCALYMFRWGGDEGRPEWLMGELP
- the pdxS gene encoding pyridoxal 5'-phosphate synthase lyase subunit PdxS, whose protein sequence is MANVINLKTGLAEMLKGGVIMDVVTPDQAKVAEEAGAVAVMALERVPSDIRAAGGVARMSPPELVAQIMDSVSIPVMAKCRIGHFAEAQVLEAIGVDYIDESEVLTPADDEYHIDKHAFKVPFVCGAKNLGEALRRIGEGAALMRTKGEPGTGNIVEAVRHLRAMNQAMRKITTLDDAELMSEAKNLGAPYELVKMVKETGKLPVPNFAAGGIATPADAALCMQLGAETVFVGSGIFKSEKPAKFAKAIVTATAHFNDPKMVLEASKGLGVAMTGIEISKIDEPMRMANRGW